The stretch of DNA ATTAACAATTGGATTGCAAGAGATTGTGTTGTATTTTGGGGCATTTTAGAGGGTTTCATTTGCACATTATGTCTGTCGATAGAGGTTTCGAGTTGGTCAGAGAGTTGACCCGTTCGACCGAAACTATTCCACCGTTCAATGTGAGTGCGAAAACAATGCATACTGCGCGTGAAGTGTTTACTCattcaaatattttcttttcaggATAATGGTCTTCGGTCTGTTTTAGAAGAcatcaataaaatttttgagAATAACCATGAAAATGCGTGAGTTGTTGAACAATGGATATTAAGTAATGTAGTAGTCCCTCTTCGTCGTTACGAAGTTTATTCCAAATGTGTATTAtatacagtgatacaaacttGAATTCATACACTACCACGTAGATATCtattcacagtgttacatgagaTTGAATAGTcatgctatctgttttcagaaagtTTTTACTCCTCAAAAAAAGATGTATCAGTGATGTATGAAAATTCattcaaactcatattcgtacaATATTTGAAATGTCAATCCGATTCCGAAAGTGTTGATCAATTTCTGGATTCAATGTTCAGTTTATATCGTTTATATCGAAGGATTATGATGAAGTTTATATCGAAGGATTGTGATGAAGGttcgataacttttaagcaaTTGTAAAGCAACTATGGGCGATTTTTTTAGATTTGTGCTTTAGGTCATTGTCTTGATAAAACTTGAATCCTTGATTCAATCTCCTTTTATTGACACTTTGCTTTAGATTTTTCTTTGATCTATTTGAACCATTTGAACTTCTTTCTGAAAACAGAGATCACACCTTTTCACTCTCAtgtgacactatgactttatatgaaacgaatattttgaaagcgtgttttcgactttcaaaagagtgaAAAGTGATCTGCATGGTGGCGTACGAATCCGAGCTAGACTATTATACATTGTCTtccaaattcttttttttattattcactaAACTCATCTCCTCCATTTACAGTATATCGTACCATAGAACAGGAGAGCAAAGATTTTATCCGGTAGTCATGTATCGACACTTTTCAATTCAGCGTCAGAAGCGTTGCGCCCTTGTTTACTTGTACAATCGCCTACAGAAGCTAAAGAAGATTCGTTGGCATCTGGGTGCCACCCTCCCAGCCGACATCAAAGCCAATCTCAACGATTACGAGTTGCAGTGGTACAATAACTACTCGAAAATACTAGCTAACTACATGATGACAATTGGCGACGGACAAGGACTGAATCTCACAAACGATATCAAACCTCCGAAGTCTCTGTTCATAGAAGTTCGCTGTCTGGTTGACTACGGAAAGTTCGAACTGGAGAGTGGCGAAATTATCCTGCTGAAGAAGAACAGCCAGCACTATTTACCGAAGTTGCAGTGCGAGTCGCTCATCCGGCAGGGCATTTTGCAACACattgtttgataaattttgtTACATGGGTTGTCTCTTGAAAATAAGTATTTtgtgatgatttttaaaaaatttgaacCTTTTCATATCTAAGACCAAGAATTATCTGCTGTCTGATAAGGCGAGGGGTTCATAATAAGTATGCAATTTTGATTAAGGTAATGTTCAAAGCTCCTCAACAAACACCTTTTTATGAACATCCAtggaatgattttttaaaatagtttttagaaacaaataaacattcccccttattccacgcggcgagtgacgtgagagcAACATTTCTCGCTTCATTGTTGAAgctaccttcttcttctttctttgtttttaagaggctttaaactttattGAAGCTACCTTacatttcaacttgtttttaatacccgagtcgataacatatgaggacacgactacAAATCTCActtagtgacaaactatagtcacgccattcgcctacgagaatgcagtgacttgagccatcattcatctcattcgccgcgcggaataaaggggattgGTTCCACAGATCTCTTCTTCAAACGGTTAGGCTCAAAGGACTATTTTACTCGGTTCATTGATACTTAGTAACCATACTTGTTTTATCCAATCAGTAGTCGGTTCATTCGAACCAAAGTATTCACAAACCTTTCGGGGCTGTTTGCTTTTCGATTCTACTACTATTATCGGTTTCggcttatttttgtttattgcacgcaattttagCTAGGCGTAATCGATCATTATGAGTTTTATTGGATAACATACTAAACATAATCGAAGGATCTACATATTTACGCTTGTTGAGAgttaaatttcatacaaataaaataagtaaaaaaaagctttttaagttcaacggtttcatcagaatttgtgccgaaggAAAGGAGgcgaagaaattcaaccagcaaacTTGGTTTAACGCTCAATGCATTGGGACCATGTGACTTGAAAGGTCGAAATTGAAGTCAAATCATGTCCGAAGAAATTCTctaattacgtaaagtctaagctcaagAGCAATAGCTTTCCATCGCAGATGCACCTGGATGAAGATCTGGagaattcttcgaacgaaatgtggaatctctttgcaaatttccTTCAGGAAGTAGGGTAAGTATACCAATTATGGAGGAAATATGTCACCAACTTACAGATATttgcgaataaatactctatgTATTATAATAATACTCTATTTTAAgttttgagatgtaatacttgATTGTTTCTCTCTTGTTGTTTGTAGGTGTAGTGAAtaacaatattcaaaataaagaaaaaatcaatggattattttctgtttttaaagattttgtagATTAACACAGTGTTTTATTAACTAAGTCAATCTAATCTACCTAAtctaattaaccttatcaatcaaCATTCCAAGAACGGTCCTGTAGGTCATTTTACGACAGGAAaaagttttgatagaatgaaaaatttatcTTTTTCTAATTAAGAATTTTTCAATAATGCGACTATTTCCAAATCGGAAGGCAATtttaaaaactccaataaattctgtacaagattCATTATTTATGAAAAGGCTCTATCTGATTTGATCTTTCCATTGACTTTCCCATAACCAAGGCCTTCCAGACAGATTTTGCGCCACATAATTTGATAAACGAGGTTTCCTTCTACACTCTTGATATCGAACTCATCAGGAAATGTGTTTACTTCTGAATTTTCAACGAAAGAGAATGTTGATGAAAATTGATCAATGTAGATAGGGCATTTTCAAAAGCTACGCGAGAAGTATTGTTGTCAAAGCCCATAGAGGACTAAGATCTAACGTCGAGATGTCGTAATTTGCGTTGTGTGGCAAATGGTACCGTCTTGTTCAAACCACATGTCATTGATTGACTGCTAAGATCTTCAAATTCTGagcaaaaaaatcgaggggttgtatccgagacacgaccgcttatgACGTAGgacgcaaatttttttttttaaatttgttggtttatcatttcggataatttttgcgaatacgtcgaaatttcataaataactcttcagtaaaaagttccggggatcctaaaaaggtttaatggtttgcgtggttttgtagaatcatttcgagaagcaacgattcattcttgcctttgTGAGAACGATAGACTTATTGGtgatatgtcgcaatttgtttcttcatatcACTGCACGCTTTGCAcagagtatttaacgagaggcatcttccgtgcagtTGCAGCGATATAAATAAAACATCGCGAGGATGACCGTtatgaaaaatcatttctcgactctcggttaacgGGTCTCGGTAACGGTCGACCAGAcgcacttcaagtgaaaaatTCGCTAGCGtttacagctcgaggggaaacataaaacacaatcGAGCAGAATAAGCAACCTTTGtagtttcgggcacagaaagattctgagaattttcctcagaggacatgcaatacttatacgctagcttacttactatcccccttcgttgtttctattctagcggctgcataagttgcccgttattgacagctctgttcgggaaagcacacaaatggacagaaccaatgtatggggaaatggaaatgcttccaattttcatcaattcaaaccatatacagactatgggattgtaatgtttaacatatcaaacaaatataaaatccgttcgcagcaaaaatggttattaacgttaattttatttcataaaaaagtgacctgttttctgatttggcacccttaatgtaagacgtaatcctacgtcaaaaagcctCCCAACATGTCGCGATAGCGGCAACATGACGGTCATTCTCATCGACGAAAAAATACGCCTCAATCATTCCCAGAGCATGAAAACCTCaccaaacagttttttttttgcggatgCATGTTTCTTGAAGCACATGTGAGTGTGCATCTGACCAATGACGCATATTTTGCTATTGCCAATTAGCacgaaatgagcctcatcgctgaagatgattttgtgaagagaattataattttcttcaagattcgccagagccccattttgaattttctaataatattaaaatattatttttcgaaaaatcctacgtacgatgatagggaatttagtggagaatccgggaaaacaatttcatcaaaatcggatgaaccgttccggaggtagaactcccatCAGTATGCAAaacatagtttcgagaaaaaacgcgttttaaattttggatccgcgctccttgcgcaaagacttaggtccactaattgggttgtaactttggaacggagtATCGGACAAACTTGGGacaaaactacagtaaagtagacatcccagagaatGTTTGaggcctgatttttttttaaattttttcacgtttccatagtgtactaccccttcAACTAATTCAGAattcgtttgattttttttttgtttcagataacctgaagggctggaatcgtgttcgCAATGGCACAACTTGTTTTTGAACCCCcagaaccccctcacttcatcagcttgtaattattctaatttcgaatattttttttacgtttattcattgttgttttgttaaaaaataaagaaacaaataacgaaataatgggtagaaaaaatattctttgttttatttattctaaGCTCGATGAAACGTATGAAATTACTGTCTCTATATTAGAATACCCacttaaggaaaatttgttccatttttttattattcgtttatttttacaggctcacggatgggatataaggagattgtaacaataCTGATGATCAAACTCAACTCTTAAATCTTTTCGTATATCTGCACagtgtattttgtattttgtgctCTGGTGAGCCACAGTTCTTACAGGATCCTGAACAAATGATAATCTAAAGAAGACATATCTGGCAAATACGGCGAGTACCAGTCAAACTACGAAAAATGTTTGCTGAATTGTCAATGAGGTTTGGCATTGTCCTGAAGGAATACGACCCCCCATCATATTGGATAATTCTGGCCTTAAGGGGGGactcctgtctggaaggtcggaaaataaagaattagaaatatttttcaattttccagaccggggtccccccttaaactAACCTTAGAAGTGTTCAGATGCCATGTAGGCACACGGACAGCTCTTGAACTCcactgaaagctgagatttagGCACTTCAACAGTTTCTTAAGCCAACTAGCAATTGCGATGTTGGCATTTTCCGAGCAGGGCCCGTAAGAtaggggattccatctgggaaAGTAGAAACTcacaatacagattttttgacgtaggactacgtctttcatttctataccggggtgtaaaatcaaagactcgaaaacgaaagcgttacgccggagaccgagattttgagtgttaatagctcctaaacaactgaacgaaatggtatgataaacacttcattcgaaagataaaatgtctacgcgttctatacttgttactttctgatccaaaaacttgtttcaatagtcttaaatttgctttcaaaataggctattgaaatcaccaatcggtatataagcgagcgccgctcggaaatccactcagttctaattgaacagcaattggagcatgttgtcgctgttgtggtgaagctcttcatttatcatgaaagcgcggatgaacggtgtcaccaagagcctgtttgtgcaccttaggccagaagggaatccatcaggaggagagtaatgctacaaacggttccccgggaagatctcgaagcagccgctacacacacacacacacatacacgcacggaattctttccgtttggatcgagaaagatccggaaaataatctgccagttcctctaggaatttaaaaatacattcatgtgaaagagtttatttgaatgttaacactgtgaccatatatgtttcaatcaagtgctattaacaggtggttatcgagttagcattaaccactggtgggcttccagtatcgaggaaaatgtggaaatatctaatcgttactgaaaataatctgccaattcctctgggaatttaaaattacattcatatgaaagagtttattttaatgttttctatccatgtaacactgtgaccaaatacattaggttttgtgatttttcaatcaatcgcaatcaacaggatagcttctgaagattattcttccccatcagtaggatatttccgtatccaatattggatgcataaaaccttgtgcctccaacgtaacgctctcgttttcgaagttctccaaatattcattcattcagaatgaattcagattcaacttcatacaaatgatctctaaatcaacgatagtcctacgtcacccttgcggttataccatagatataacccacttcctgttttttccaaTCCAACCAGACACAGTGTATGATTTCTTCTAGGCAAAAACCGATCCGTTTTTTAGTTGCGTTGATGAAGTGAATCGCAAATGGagatgcattcaattaaatgtTTTTGATCAAATAATATGTAACCCATCCATTGCAGCGTTTTATGAACCATTATTCACTAGGTGCTAAAAATTAGAAGTACAGAGTTTAAAGTCGAAGTttttaagtaatttttggaattacttgaaaaatcaacgcatgaataTAGGATATACATAATTTGAAGCTTGAATTTTCaacacaaacgcatgaaaacaaaTGTTAAAAATCGTTTATTTCCagggtacgcatagcattttgtacttTTGGCACAATTCACGATGGAGTGCTTCTATAATGTACTTACAACTTTGTTTGATTGGCTGAAAAGAATTGCCCCTGTGCCCCCTGTGAATATAATGATACTTTTACATTTTATTCACAGGGGGTTTGAGGACATACTAGGCTCAAAATGTTGTGCCAACATTGGAATATTTGCAATATCTGCAAAATTACAGACCACTTTCTAAAACACTATAGCAAAACTGTTTTAAAAaccgatgcaaaaaaaattatataaaatttcGTTCGTCTTTTCATCGAATCAACGAATTAACTTTTCACacaatttattggaattttcaaaactacaGTGCGTTCatcatttattgaattattaatcATCGAAGACGATGGAgcactttttcattcaaacaaaaataacttTGTATTGAAAGGTTCTACAGGAAAGTTCTTGGAATCCAATGAaaactggttgataaggttaatttgattttttgttgacTTATGGCTTGACTTGGCTAAAAGTCCCGAAAAACCTTGAAATAACAGAAAGAGAATGGGTTTTTATTTGTtcctatatttttattcaccacacacatacacacacacacacacaccaagatTCTTCGATTGTGTCTTCATCCTAGTGGAATACATGATTCTCTTCTACCAATGGAAATAAATCGATCGCTCTCAGTTCATATGGATGACTTTCAGAATACACATTTCAGGGAATAAATTCAGCCATATGAAAA from Toxorhynchites rutilus septentrionalis strain SRP chromosome 3, ASM2978413v1, whole genome shotgun sequence encodes:
- the LOC129776650 gene encoding DNA replication complex GINS protein PSF1-like, with the translated sequence MSVDRGFELVRELTRSTETIPPFNDNGLRSVLEDINKIFENNHENAISYHRTGEQRFYPVVMYRHFSIQRQKRCALVYLYNRLQKLKKIRWHLGATLPADIKANLNDYELQWYNNYSKILANYMMTIGDGQGLNLTNDIKPPKSLFIEVRCLVDYGKFELESGEIILLKKNSQHYLPKLQCESLIRQGILQHIV